One genomic window of Staphylococcus hsinchuensis includes the following:
- a CDS encoding bifunctional riboflavin kinase/FAD synthetase, producing the protein MKVIEITHPIQEDQYIKEDVAMAFGFFDGMHRGHAKVFETLNQRAEETGLKKAVMTFDPHPSVVLNPERKRTDYLTPIQDKVEIMESYGIDYCLIINFSSKFASVSVEDFIENYIINNHVKECVAGFDFTFGKYGKGNMMILDQVEHFNTTTVYKQERESEKISTTDIRKALKEGELQDANDSLGYRYRIKGTVVQGEKRGRTIGFPTANVEPSDDYVLPKKGVYAVTMEIGPESKLYRGVANVGVKPTFHDPAKAQIVIEVNLFDFDENIYGERVIVYWHHFLRPEIKFDGIDPLVEQMNKDKERAKYLLAVDFGDDLSYNI; encoded by the coding sequence ATGAAAGTGATTGAAATCACACATCCAATACAGGAAGATCAATATATTAAAGAAGATGTGGCGATGGCGTTTGGCTTTTTTGATGGCATGCATCGAGGCCACGCCAAAGTTTTTGAAACTTTAAACCAAAGAGCAGAAGAAACTGGTTTAAAGAAAGCTGTCATGACTTTTGATCCTCACCCTTCTGTAGTGTTGAACCCTGAGCGTAAACGTACTGATTATTTAACGCCGATACAAGATAAAGTAGAAATTATGGAGTCGTATGGTATAGATTATTGTTTAATTATTAATTTTTCTTCCAAATTTGCATCAGTCAGTGTGGAAGATTTTATTGAAAATTATATCATCAACAACCATGTTAAAGAATGTGTTGCTGGCTTTGATTTTACCTTTGGAAAGTATGGAAAAGGCAATATGATGATTCTCGATCAAGTTGAACACTTTAATACTACGACTGTTTATAAACAAGAAAGAGAATCTGAAAAAATTTCAACTACGGATATACGTAAGGCGCTTAAGGAAGGGGAATTACAAGACGCGAATGACTCTCTAGGCTATAGATATCGAATTAAAGGTACAGTAGTTCAAGGAGAAAAACGCGGTCGTACTATTGGATTTCCTACTGCTAACGTAGAACCAAGTGATGATTACGTGTTACCGAAAAAGGGCGTATACGCTGTAACGATGGAAATTGGTCCCGAATCTAAATTGTATCGTGGCGTAGCAAATGTAGGGGTTAAGCCAACATTCCATGATCCAGCCAAAGCACAAATCGTTATCGAGGTTAACCTGTTTGATTTCGATGAAAACATTTACGGTGAACGAGTTATTGTTTACTGGCACCATTTTTTAAGACCAGAAATAAAATTTGATGGTATTGATCCACTTGTTGAACAAATGAATAAAGATAAAGAGCGTGCAAAGTATTTATTAGCGGTTGATTTTGGTGATGATTTATCATATAATATTTAA
- the rpsO gene encoding 30S ribosomal protein S15, producing MAISQERKNELIKEYRTHEADTGSPEVQVAVLTAEISALNDHLRIHKKDHHSRRGLLKMVGRRRHLLNYLRKKDIQRYRELIKSLGIRR from the coding sequence ATGGCAATTTCACAAGAACGTAAAAATGAATTAATCAAAGAATACCGTACACACGAAGCAGACACTGGGTCTCCAGAGGTTCAAGTAGCTGTTTTAACTGCGGAAATCAGTGCATTAAACGATCATTTACGTATTCACAAAAAAGACCATCATTCACGTCGTGGATTATTAAAAATGGTAGGTCGTCGTAGACATTTACTTAACTACCTACGTAAGAAAGACATTCAACGTTACCGTGAATTAATTAAATCATTAGGCATCCGTCGTTAA
- the pnp gene encoding polyribonucleotide nucleotidyltransferase: MSQEKKVFKTEWANRSLTIETGQLAKQANGAVLVRYGDTVVLSTAVASKEPREGDFFPLMVNYEEKMYAAGKIPGGFKKREGRPSDEATLTARLIDRPIRPLFPNGYRYDVQIMNTVLSADPDCSPEMAAMIGSSMALSVSDIPFQGPIAGVNVGYIDGEYIINPTVEQKEVSLLDLEVAGHKDAVNMVEAGASEITEEEMLDAIFFGHSEIQRLVAFQEEIIDNLQPEKKEFIPEEQDETLFEKVQSLTESYGLKEAVLTFDKQQRDDNIDNLKDKVVAEFVDEEDEENESLIEEVHSILNDLVKEEVRRLIAEEKIRPDGRKTDEIRPLDTEVGLLPRAHGSGLFTRGQTQALSVVTLGSMSEYQILDGLGEEEQKRFMHHYNFPNYSVGETGPVRSPGRREIGHGALGERALRHIIPDVTEFPYTVRVVSEVLESNGSSSQASICGSTLALMDAGVPIKAPVAGIAMGLVTRDDSYTILTDIQGMEDALGDMDFKVAGTSKGITAIQMDIKIDGLTKEIIQEALDQAREGRMTILNHMMQTIDTPRTELSMYAPKVEKMTIKPDKIRDVIGPGGKKINEIIDETGVKLDIEQDGTIIIGAVDKEAIEAARKIIEDITREAEVGQVYDGKVKRIEKYGAFVELFPGKDALVHISQIAKERIDKVEDVLKVGDTFKVKVTEIDKQGRVNASHKVLLND; encoded by the coding sequence ATGTCTCAAGAGAAAAAAGTATTCAAAACCGAATGGGCGAATAGATCATTAACAATCGAAACTGGTCAATTAGCTAAACAAGCAAATGGTGCAGTTCTCGTTCGATATGGTGATACAGTCGTATTATCTACGGCAGTTGCTTCTAAGGAACCACGTGAAGGTGATTTCTTCCCATTAATGGTAAACTACGAAGAAAAAATGTACGCTGCAGGTAAAATACCAGGTGGTTTTAAAAAGCGTGAGGGACGCCCAAGTGATGAAGCGACCTTAACTGCTCGTCTCATTGACAGACCGATAAGACCGTTATTCCCAAATGGCTATCGTTATGATGTTCAAATAATGAATACTGTATTAAGTGCAGATCCAGATTGTTCACCAGAAATGGCAGCAATGATTGGCTCATCTATGGCATTAAGTGTTTCAGACATTCCATTCCAAGGCCCAATCGCTGGTGTAAATGTTGGATATATTGATGGTGAATATATCATTAATCCAACTGTTGAACAAAAAGAAGTTTCATTACTAGATTTAGAAGTTGCGGGTCATAAAGATGCTGTCAACATGGTAGAGGCTGGCGCAAGTGAAATTACAGAAGAAGAAATGTTAGATGCAATCTTCTTTGGACATAGTGAAATTCAACGCTTAGTGGCATTCCAAGAAGAAATCATTGATAATCTTCAACCAGAGAAGAAAGAATTCATTCCAGAAGAACAAGATGAAACGTTGTTTGAAAAAGTACAATCACTTACTGAATCTTATGGATTAAAAGAAGCGGTGCTTACATTTGATAAACAACAACGCGATGACAATATCGATAACCTTAAAGATAAAGTCGTTGCCGAATTCGTAGATGAAGAAGACGAAGAGAATGAATCTTTAATCGAAGAAGTGCATAGCATATTAAATGACCTTGTTAAAGAAGAAGTAAGAAGATTAATTGCTGAAGAAAAAATCAGACCAGATGGACGTAAAACAGATGAAATTAGACCACTAGATACTGAAGTAGGCTTATTACCAAGAGCGCACGGTTCAGGATTGTTTACAAGAGGACAAACTCAAGCGTTATCTGTTGTAACTTTAGGTTCAATGAGTGAATATCAAATCTTAGATGGACTTGGTGAAGAAGAACAAAAACGTTTCATGCACCATTACAACTTCCCAAATTACTCAGTTGGTGAAACAGGTCCTGTTCGTTCACCAGGTCGTAGAGAAATTGGACACGGTGCATTAGGTGAACGTGCACTACGACATATTATACCTGATGTTACTGAATTCCCTTATACTGTGAGAGTTGTAAGTGAAGTATTAGAATCAAACGGTTCCTCATCACAAGCATCAATTTGTGGATCTACTTTAGCATTAATGGACGCTGGTGTTCCTATTAAAGCACCTGTAGCTGGTATTGCGATGGGTCTCGTGACACGTGATGATAGTTATACAATATTAACAGATATTCAAGGTATGGAAGATGCTTTAGGAGATATGGACTTTAAAGTTGCAGGTACTTCTAAAGGTATCACAGCGATTCAAATGGATATTAAAATTGATGGCTTAACGAAAGAGATTATTCAAGAAGCCTTAGATCAAGCACGTGAAGGCCGTATGACGATTTTAAATCATATGATGCAAACGATAGATACACCACGTACTGAACTAAGTATGTATGCACCTAAAGTAGAAAAGATGACAATTAAACCGGATAAAATTCGTGACGTTATTGGACCTGGTGGTAAGAAAATTAATGAAATCATCGATGAAACTGGCGTTAAATTAGACATTGAACAAGATGGTACGATTATTATCGGTGCTGTAGATAAAGAAGCAATAGAAGCTGCGCGTAAGATTATCGAAGATATCACGCGTGAAGCGGAAGTAGGTCAAGTGTACGATGGGAAAGTCAAACGTATCGAAAAATATGGTGCTTTTGTCGAATTATTCCCAGGTAAAGATGCTTTAGTACACATTTCACAAATTGCTAAAGAGCGCATTGATAAAGTAGAAGATGTATTAAAAGTAGGCGACACATTTAAAGTGAAAGTGACTGAAATCGATAAACAAGGTCGCGTGAACGCATCTCATAAAGTGCTTTTAAATGATTAA
- the rnjB gene encoding ribonuclease J2 — protein sequence MSLIKKKIKNIRIIPLGGVGEIAKNMYIVEVDDEMFMLDAGLMFPEDEMLGVDIVIPDIQYVIDNKEKLKGIFLTHGHEHAIGAVSYVLEQVDAPVYGSKLTIGLIKENMKARNINKKIRYYTVNNESIMRFKGVNVTFFNTTHSIPDSLGVCIHTSYGAIVYTGEFKFDQSLHGHYAPDLKKMTEIGEDGVFALISDSTEAEKPGYNTPENVIESHMHDAFTKVKGRLIVSCYASNFIRIQQVLNLASKLNRKVSFLGRSLESSFNIARKMGYFDIPKDLLIPINEVENYPKNEVIIIATGMQGEPVEALNQMAQQKHKIMNIEPGDSVFLAITASANMEVIVGNTLNELVRAGAEIIPNNKKIHASSHGCMEELKMMINMMKPEYFIPVNGEFKMQIAHAKLANEAGVSPEKIFLVEKGDVVNYNGEEMILNEKVNSGNVLIDGIGVGDVGNIVLRDRHLLAEDGIFIAVVTLDPKNRRICAGPEIQSRGFVYVRESEELLNEAEEKVREIVEEGLQEKRIEWSEIKQNMRDQISKLLFENTKRRPMIIPVISEI from the coding sequence TTGAGTTTAATAAAGAAAAAGATTAAAAATATTCGCATCATCCCTCTAGGCGGAGTAGGAGAAATTGCGAAGAATATGTATATCGTTGAAGTAGACGATGAAATGTTTATGTTAGATGCAGGTTTGATGTTTCCCGAAGACGAAATGCTAGGTGTAGACATCGTAATACCTGACATTCAGTATGTCATCGATAATAAAGAAAAATTAAAAGGAATTTTCCTAACACATGGGCACGAACATGCAATTGGTGCGGTTTCTTACGTGTTAGAACAGGTAGATGCACCTGTATATGGTTCAAAGCTAACGATTGGCTTAATCAAAGAGAATATGAAGGCACGTAATATCAACAAAAAGATTAGATATTATACAGTTAATAATGAGTCAATTATGCGTTTTAAAGGTGTAAATGTGACATTCTTTAATACGACACATAGTATCCCTGACAGTTTAGGTGTTTGTATTCATACTTCATATGGTGCCATTGTTTATACTGGTGAATTCAAATTTGATCAAAGTTTACATGGGCATTATGCACCGGATTTGAAGAAAATGACTGAAATTGGTGAAGATGGTGTATTTGCATTAATCAGTGATTCTACAGAGGCAGAGAAACCTGGCTATAACACACCTGAAAATGTTATCGAGTCACATATGCATGATGCATTTACAAAAGTTAAGGGAAGATTAATAGTATCTTGCTACGCATCAAACTTTATACGCATCCAACAAGTGTTAAATTTAGCGAGCAAATTGAATAGAAAGGTATCATTCCTTGGTCGTTCATTAGAAAGTTCGTTTAACATTGCTCGTAAAATGGGATACTTTGATATACCTAAAGATTTATTAATTCCAATTAATGAGGTTGAAAATTATCCTAAAAATGAAGTGATTATCATTGCAACGGGTATGCAAGGTGAACCGGTTGAAGCATTAAATCAAATGGCTCAACAAAAACATAAAATTATGAACATTGAACCAGGAGATTCAGTATTTTTAGCGATTACAGCTTCAGCAAATATGGAAGTAATCGTTGGTAATACACTAAATGAATTAGTGCGTGCTGGCGCTGAAATCATTCCAAATAATAAGAAAATCCACGCATCTAGTCATGGATGCATGGAAGAATTAAAAATGATGATTAATATGATGAAACCTGAATATTTCATTCCAGTTAATGGTGAGTTCAAGATGCAAATCGCTCATGCGAAACTCGCAAATGAAGCTGGCGTTTCACCTGAGAAAATATTCTTAGTTGAAAAAGGCGATGTAGTTAATTATAACGGCGAGGAAATGATTTTAAACGAAAAGGTTAATTCAGGTAACGTACTCATTGATGGTATCGGCGTTGGAGACGTAGGCAACATCGTATTAAGAGACCGTCATTTATTAGCAGAAGATGGTATATTTATCGCTGTTGTAACGTTAGATCCGAAAAACAGACGCATTTGTGCAGGCCCTGAAATTCAATCAAGAGGTTTCGTATATGTTCGTGAAAGCGAAGAGTTGTTAAACGAAGCTGAAGAAAAAGTACGAGAAATTGTTGAAGAAGGACTGCAAGAGAAAAGAATTGAATGGTCAGAAATAAAACAAAATATGCGTGATCAAATTAGTAAATTACTATTTGAAAACACAAAACGTCGACCAATGATTATTCCAGTTATTTCTGAAATTTAA
- a CDS encoding GntR family transcriptional regulator yields the protein MELTSVYKVKEWILQQINQGELQDGAQLPSHLAIARELKVKTDDVFDAIDELITEQVLSNHLEEGASVKSQHPFFYPLGELVSISDMIEQHGYRAGTEFISFDEKPATSLDAKKLNVPDKTYVTIIERIRTANRMPLVYCLDKVPTDFITCMQYQNSDESLIEAIEQHTEKRVKFAETELEAISYEPHISDLLDASPHEGLMLLKIIHYDELNQPIFYSFNYFKSSLVKFKTVRKKL from the coding sequence GTGGAGCTTACATCTGTTTATAAAGTTAAAGAATGGATTTTACAACAAATCAATCAAGGCGAGCTTCAAGACGGTGCGCAACTACCGAGCCACCTCGCAATTGCACGTGAACTTAAAGTTAAAACAGACGATGTGTTTGATGCAATTGATGAGCTAATTACTGAGCAGGTATTATCAAATCATTTAGAAGAGGGTGCGAGCGTTAAATCACAGCACCCATTCTTCTATCCCTTAGGGGAACTTGTCAGTATCAGTGATATGATTGAACAACATGGTTATCGTGCAGGTACAGAGTTCATTAGTTTTGACGAAAAGCCAGCCACTTCACTGGATGCAAAAAAATTAAATGTACCTGATAAAACTTATGTGACGATTATAGAACGCATTCGAACTGCAAACCGAATGCCATTAGTTTACTGTTTAGATAAAGTGCCAACTGATTTTATAACATGTATGCAATATCAGAATAGTGACGAATCTTTAATAGAAGCGATTGAACAACATACAGAGAAACGTGTTAAATTTGCTGAGACTGAATTGGAAGCAATCAGTTATGAGCCGCATATTTCTGATTTATTAGACGCTTCACCTCATGAAGGTTTAATGCTTTTAAAAATCATACACTATGATGAATTGAATCAACCTATATTTTATTCATTTAATTATTTTAAAAGTAGTTTAGTGAAATTTAAAACGGTAAGAAAGAAATTATAA
- the yfmF gene encoding EF-P 5-aminopentanol modification-associated protein YfmF: protein MNIEPQNNIHIKVMPTSKFKTTTIALKFMAPMDSETMTARSILSKVLIRATKQWPSDKVFSKELSQLYGAYVNSYVSKFKDKHVITFTLELVNEKYLTDKTPLFEKGLNLLKEMIWNPLVNDEAFDETFVTQEKALLTKKLQSIVDNKSQISFLNLLQYMFGEQPYRHLSSGQVDYIPHVTAENLYHTYQSMLQDDFCAVYVVGNVDEQTVKSQVNTYFNLNSKSYALSLEAPQLQEHQRPQEIEEYDEVDQAKINFGYKLPATFGDTQYFAIAVLNMIFGGDPSSILFNEVREKQSLAYSIHSQIDAKNGYMFVLSGVSVDKVQTAKETVIKEFEKLQQGQFSEDKLELAKKVIISQRQESQDRPKSMIEILNNNILLDEPLTESMIIKEIQQVTKEDVTEVAKQTILDTVYVLTQGGEQSE, encoded by the coding sequence TTGAATATTGAACCACAGAATAATATACATATAAAAGTTATGCCTACATCTAAATTTAAAACTACAACCATAGCGTTAAAATTCATGGCACCTATGGACAGTGAAACAATGACGGCAAGGTCGATATTAAGCAAAGTTTTAATACGTGCTACGAAACAATGGCCTTCCGATAAAGTATTTAGTAAGGAGCTATCTCAATTATATGGTGCTTACGTAAATAGCTATGTTTCCAAATTTAAAGATAAACATGTCATTACGTTTACATTAGAATTAGTAAACGAAAAATACTTAACAGATAAAACGCCTTTATTCGAAAAAGGTTTAAATCTTTTGAAAGAAATGATTTGGAACCCGTTAGTTAATGACGAAGCCTTCGATGAAACGTTCGTTACTCAAGAAAAAGCATTACTAACAAAAAAGTTACAATCTATTGTAGACAATAAATCACAAATTTCGTTCTTAAATTTACTACAATACATGTTTGGTGAACAACCGTATAGACATTTATCTTCAGGACAAGTGGATTACATACCTCACGTTACGGCTGAGAATTTATATCATACATATCAATCTATGTTGCAAGATGATTTTTGTGCGGTTTATGTAGTAGGGAATGTGGATGAACAAACTGTGAAATCACAGGTTAATACATATTTTAATCTTAATTCTAAATCATATGCATTATCACTTGAAGCACCACAATTGCAAGAACATCAAAGACCTCAGGAAATAGAAGAATATGACGAAGTAGACCAAGCTAAAATTAACTTTGGTTATAAATTACCGGCAACTTTCGGGGATACTCAATATTTTGCAATTGCTGTGTTAAATATGATTTTTGGTGGAGACCCTTCTTCAATTCTATTTAACGAAGTTAGAGAGAAACAAAGTTTAGCATATTCAATTCACTCTCAAATTGATGCTAAAAATGGTTACATGTTTGTATTAAGTGGCGTTTCCGTAGATAAAGTGCAAACTGCAAAGGAAACGGTTATTAAAGAATTTGAGAAATTACAACAAGGCCAATTCTCTGAAGATAAATTAGAATTAGCTAAAAAAGTTATTATTTCTCAACGCCAAGAATCCCAAGACCGTCCAAAAAGTATGATCGAAATTTTAAATAATAATATTTTACTCGATGAACCACTTACGGAATCGATGATTATTAAAGAAATTCAACAAGTGACTAAAGAAGACGTGACGGAAGTGGCCAAACAAACGATATTGGATACAGTATATGTCTTGACGCAAGGAGGGGAACAAAGTGAATAA
- the yfmH gene encoding EF-P 5-aminopentanol modification-associated protein YfmH has protein sequence MNKTYYQQIDEHVYDDQLNNGLKVFIIPKPGFQKTFVTYTTQFGSLDSRFKPHGSDEYVNVPDGVAHFLEHKLFENEDEDLFTAFAEDNAQVNAFTSFDRTSYLFSATDHVERNIIRLLKMVETPYFTKETVDKEKGIIAEEIKMYQEQPGYKLMFNTLRSMYETHPIRVDIAGSEESIYNITKDDLYLCYETFYHPSNMVLFVVGDVDPEHIYNVIADHENNRNKTNQPKIVRDPLNEKREVNQSFVSEKMKIQSPRLMLGFKNQVMDDIHAEQFVKRDLEMTLFFELVFGEETEFYQTLLNQQLIDETFGYQFMLEPSYSFSLITSATEEPDKLKTLLLDELKQYQGKLNDQEAFELLKKQFIGEFISGLNSPEYIANQYTKLYFEGVSFFDLLEIVESITLESVNETAKLCLDIDQMVDSRLEMK, from the coding sequence GTGAATAAAACCTACTACCAACAAATAGATGAACACGTATATGATGACCAATTAAATAACGGTTTGAAAGTATTTATCATCCCTAAACCTGGTTTCCAAAAAACATTCGTAACGTATACAACGCAGTTTGGTTCGCTTGATAGTCGTTTTAAGCCACACGGTAGTGATGAGTATGTGAACGTACCAGATGGTGTAGCTCATTTTTTAGAACATAAATTATTTGAAAATGAAGACGAAGATTTATTTACAGCATTTGCTGAAGATAACGCACAAGTGAATGCGTTTACGAGTTTTGATCGCACAAGCTATTTATTCAGTGCAACGGATCATGTAGAACGTAATATCATACGTTTATTAAAGATGGTGGAAACGCCTTACTTTACTAAGGAAACCGTTGATAAAGAAAAAGGTATCATCGCTGAAGAAATAAAAATGTATCAAGAACAACCGGGTTATAAATTAATGTTTAATACGTTACGTTCAATGTATGAGACACACCCAATACGTGTAGATATAGCTGGAAGCGAAGAAAGTATATATAATATTACGAAAGATGATTTATATTTATGTTATGAAACATTTTATCATCCTTCTAATATGGTGTTATTTGTCGTAGGCGATGTTGATCCAGAGCATATTTATAATGTTATTGCAGATCATGAAAATAATAGAAATAAAACGAATCAACCAAAGATTGTGCGTGACCCTTTAAATGAAAAACGAGAGGTTAATCAGTCTTTTGTTAGTGAAAAGATGAAGATACAATCACCACGTCTTATGTTAGGATTTAAAAACCAAGTTATGGATGATATCCATGCTGAACAATTTGTAAAACGTGATTTAGAGATGACTTTATTTTTTGAACTTGTGTTTGGCGAAGAAACTGAATTTTACCAAACCCTATTAAATCAGCAACTCATAGATGAAACGTTTGGTTATCAATTTATGCTTGAACCATCGTATAGTTTTTCATTAATTACGAGTGCCACTGAAGAGCCTGACAAATTAAAGACGCTGTTATTAGATGAATTAAAGCAGTATCAAGGCAAGTTAAATGATCAAGAAGCATTTGAATTATTGAAAAAACAATTTATAGGAGAATTTATTTCAGGACTGAACTCGCCTGAATATATCGCCAATCAATATACTAAGCTTTACTTTGAAGGGGTCAGTTTCTTCGATTTATTAGAAATTGTAGAAAGTATTACGTTGGAAAGTGTCAATGAAACAGCTAAGTTATGCTTAGATATAGATCAAATGGTAGATAGTCGTCTGGAGATGAAATAA
- the ymfI gene encoding elongation factor P 5-aminopentanone reductase, protein MKALVLGGSGTIGSAIVERLLEDGYEVIVHYHTADIEYLKETYKKQPVQFVQSDLHKSIDLAHDFGFIKQLDCLIYSPGTALYGMIQDMTDDEIDQSYHIHVRQLIRICRYFVDILRQSDTGRLIVISSIWGETGASFESVYSAMKAAQIGFVKALSQELAMTRVTVNAIAPGFVDGAMSQAWSEDELAQMIQELPQQRLIQPEEVAHCCSYLCNPMSQSITGTVQKVNGAWYL, encoded by the coding sequence ATGAAAGCGTTAGTTCTCGGTGGCTCAGGTACAATCGGCTCAGCAATTGTAGAACGGTTATTAGAAGATGGTTATGAAGTTATTGTTCACTACCATACTGCTGATATTGAATATTTAAAGGAAACTTATAAAAAACAACCGGTTCAGTTCGTACAGAGTGATTTACATAAGTCAATCGATTTAGCACATGATTTTGGTTTTATAAAACAGTTGGATTGTTTAATCTATTCACCTGGAACGGCTTTATACGGGATGATACAAGATATGACTGATGACGAGATTGACCAAAGTTATCATATTCATGTTCGGCAGTTAATTAGAATATGTAGGTATTTTGTAGATATACTGCGACAAAGTGACACTGGAAGGTTGATAGTTATCAGTTCAATTTGGGGTGAAACAGGCGCGAGTTTTGAATCTGTATACTCAGCTATGAAAGCTGCTCAAATAGGCTTTGTAAAAGCATTAAGCCAGGAGTTAGCGATGACACGAGTTACAGTAAATGCAATTGCCCCAGGGTTCGTGGATGGTGCAATGTCGCAAGCTTGGTCAGAAGACGAACTTGCACAAATGATACAAGAATTACCGCAACAACGTTTGATTCAACCAGAAGAAGTCGCACATTGTTGTAGTTATTTGTGTAATCCTATGTCACAAAGCATAACGGGCACTGTTCAAAAGGTAAATGGCGCTTGGTATTTATAA
- a CDS encoding YmfK family protein, whose product MAVATKKEWYLEYEISINRAGLLGDVSSLLGMMGISIVTINGIDEGRRGLLIKSDNLEKVKRFEKIVQEIEDISITKLRQPELRDRLAVRHGRYIEQDADDKKTFRFERDDLGLLVDFMAEIFKEQGHKLIGIRGMPRVGKTESIVAGSVCAHKRWLFISSTLIKQTVRSSLIKGEYDSDHVYIIDGAVTARESSQKHQELVKEVMSLPAVKVVEHPDLFVETSDYEMNDFDYIIELRENENQEIQYEAMKQQTVKSKNNLDFSGDGFGDGFGDGFGLLE is encoded by the coding sequence ATGGCAGTTGCAACAAAAAAAGAATGGTATCTTGAATATGAAATTTCTATCAACCGTGCTGGTCTTTTAGGGGATGTATCTAGTTTACTTGGTATGATGGGAATTAGCATTGTTACGATAAATGGTATAGATGAAGGCCGTAGAGGTTTATTAATCAAATCAGATAATTTAGAAAAGGTTAAAAGATTTGAAAAAATCGTACAAGAAATTGAAGATATTTCTATCACGAAGTTGCGTCAGCCTGAATTGAGAGATCGCTTGGCAGTACGTCATGGGCGATATATTGAACAAGATGCTGATGATAAAAAGACATTCCGTTTTGAACGTGATGATTTAGGTTTACTTGTTGATTTTATGGCTGAAATCTTTAAAGAACAAGGACATAAGTTAATAGGTATTCGAGGTATGCCACGTGTTGGTAAGACTGAGTCTATAGTTGCAGGCAGCGTCTGTGCGCATAAAAGATGGCTATTTATCAGTTCTACTTTAATTAAGCAAACTGTGAGAAGTTCATTAATCAAAGGGGAATATGATTCAGATCATGTTTACATTATCGATGGCGCTGTGACAGCAAGAGAATCAAGCCAAAAACACCAAGAACTCGTTAAAGAAGTTATGAGTTTACCTGCTGTTAAGGTAGTAGAACACCCTGATTTATTCGTAGAGACGAGTGATTATGAAATGAACGACTTTGACTATATTATTGAATTAAGAGAAAATGAAAACCAAGAAATTCAATACGAAGCGATGAAGCAACAAACAGTCAAGAGTAAAAATAACTTGGACTTTAGTGGTGACGGCTTTGGCGATGGTTTCGGTGACGGTTTTGGTTTATTAGAATAG
- a CDS encoding helix-turn-helix domain-containing protein, with product MKSIGQTLKSNRESLGMTLYELESRTQIKRSTLTLIEQNQFSSLTNENYAEGFIKKYANAVNVDANQLIDSHRDEIPDSNHKLDRTLSAFSKDEKPTYRSKDNEPWQLAITMSFVVIITVILWIIAVLLF from the coding sequence TTGAAGTCGATTGGTCAAACATTAAAGAGTAATAGAGAAAGCTTAGGCATGACGTTATATGAATTAGAATCACGTACGCAGATTAAACGCAGTACTTTAACTTTAATTGAACAAAATCAATTTTCTTCTTTAACAAACGAAAATTATGCTGAAGGCTTTATTAAAAAATATGCTAATGCGGTTAATGTTGACGCGAATCAATTAATTGATTCGCATAGAGACGAAATTCCCGATAGTAATCATAAATTAGATCGAACACTATCAGCTTTTTCTAAAGATGAGAAACCTACATATCGCTCTAAAGACAATGAACCATGGCAGTTAGCAATTACGATGAGCTTTGTTGTCATTATCACGGTTATCTTGTGGATTATAGCAGTATTGCTGTTTTAA